In Molothrus aeneus isolate 106 chromosome 4, BPBGC_Maene_1.0, whole genome shotgun sequence, the following are encoded in one genomic region:
- the APBB2 gene encoding amyloid beta precursor protein binding family B member 2 isoform X2, with protein sequence MAERKNAKAMACSSLQDRTNVTLDVPLQVDFPTPKTELVQKFHVQYLGMLPVAKPVGMDTLNSAIESLMASSSKDDWLPVTMNVADATVTVINERNEEEVMVECRVRFLSFMGVGKDIHTFAFIMDTGNQHFECHVFWCEPNAGNVSEAVQAACMLRYQKCLVARPPSQKVRPPPPPADSVTRRVTTNVKRGVLSLIDTLKQKRPVPEMP encoded by the exons CCTTGATGTTCCTCTGCAAG TAGATTTCCCAACACCAAAGACAGAACTGGTGCAGAAGTTTCACGTCCAGTACCTGGGCATGCTACCTGTAGCAAAACCTGTGG gAATGGATACTCTGAACAGTGCCATTGAAAGTCTAATGGCTTCCTCTAGCAAAGATGACTGGTTGCCAGTTACCATGAACGTTGCTGATGCTACTGTCACAGTCATCAATGAAAGA AATGAAGAGGAGGTCATGGTGGAGTGTCGTGTGCGGTTCCTGTCCTTCATGGGAGTAGGCAAGGACATCCACACCTTTGCCTTCATTATGGACACAGGAAACCAGCACTTTGAGTGCCATGTTTTTTGGTGTGAACCTAATGCAGGCAATGTATCAGAAGCTGTTCAGGCTGCTTGTATG TTACGGTATCAGAAGTGCTTGGTAGCCAGACCTCCTTCACAGAAAGTCCGGCCACCCCCGCCGCCCGCAGACTCGGTGACCAGGAGAGTCACGACCAACGTGAAAAGAGGAGTCTTGTCCCTCATTGACACTTTGAAACAGAAACGTCCGGTCCCCGAGATGCCATAG